One window of the Staphylococcus equorum genome contains the following:
- a CDS encoding urease subunit beta, with protein sequence MKPGEIIVKRTEIEVNKGHKSTILNVKNTGDRPIQVGSHYHFFEANPALDFDHEKAYGKRLDIPAGAAVRFEPGDEKEVQLVEFSGKRKIYGFHGAVNGAIDESRVYRDEADTSATEIVEQENQENENANKESGYKA encoded by the coding sequence ATGAAACCTGGTGAAATTATAGTTAAACGTACAGAAATAGAAGTAAATAAAGGTCATAAATCCACAATACTTAATGTGAAAAATACTGGAGATCGACCAATACAAGTCGGCTCACATTATCACTTTTTTGAGGCGAATCCAGCGCTAGACTTTGACCATGAAAAAGCCTATGGTAAACGACTCGATATTCCTGCTGGTGCAGCCGTTCGTTTTGAACCGGGTGATGAGAAAGAAGTTCAACTCGTTGAATTTTCTGGCAAACGAAAAATTTATGGTTTTCACGGTGCTGTAAATGGAGCAATTGATGAGTCTCGTGTCTATAGAGATGAAGCAGACACTTCAGCTACAGAAATCGTTGAACAAGAAAATCAAGAAAACGAAAATGCTAATAAAGAAAGTGGGTATAAAGCATGA
- a CDS encoding membrane protein, translated as MKKVFLIGSALIGIIVGAGFASGQEILQYFTSFGKLGIFAAIVSTMLFSYIGMVLVWLGSKFKAQSHNDVIHKLTGGTLFGKVLAWVIDIVLIIALFGFGVVMLAGGGSNFEQQFGIPAVLGTLLMVLLVFLFGMLRVDNVVKVIGNITPLLIIAILVVAVYCLFTMSGTFTELTDIAKEHTSAVPNWFISGVNYVSLNISLGATMAIVMGGSEKNPKVAAWGGFFGGFVLGIMIMISHFAILSKIETVGDLPMPMLGLVNDISPILGVLMSIIIYLMIFNTCLGMFYSLATRFTTPETIQFKIFYIVAILIGFAVSFAGFTDLMSFFYPFIGYLGLVLIVVLIYAPFKVKRLEKKGDLP; from the coding sequence ATGAAGAAAGTATTTTTAATAGGTAGTGCCTTAATTGGTATAATTGTGGGTGCTGGATTTGCTTCAGGACAAGAAATCCTACAATATTTTACTAGTTTCGGTAAGTTGGGTATATTTGCAGCAATTGTTTCAACAATGTTATTTTCATATATTGGTATGGTACTTGTATGGCTAGGTAGTAAGTTTAAAGCTCAGAGTCATAATGATGTAATACATAAATTAACTGGCGGTACATTGTTTGGTAAAGTGCTTGCATGGGTGATAGATATTGTACTCATCATCGCTTTATTTGGATTTGGTGTCGTAATGCTTGCTGGTGGTGGTTCGAACTTTGAACAACAGTTTGGTATACCAGCAGTACTTGGAACATTATTAATGGTTCTCTTAGTATTTTTATTCGGTATGTTACGTGTAGATAATGTTGTTAAAGTTATCGGTAATATTACACCGTTATTGATTATAGCGATTCTCGTTGTTGCGGTTTATTGCTTGTTTACTATGTCAGGTACGTTTACTGAACTCACTGACATAGCTAAAGAACATACGTCAGCGGTGCCGAATTGGTTTATTTCAGGCGTTAATTACGTTTCATTAAATATCAGTTTAGGAGCAACTATGGCAATTGTTATGGGTGGTAGTGAGAAGAATCCTAAGGTAGCTGCATGGGGTGGCTTCTTCGGAGGATTTGTTTTAGGCATAATGATTATGATAAGTCATTTTGCGATACTTTCTAAAATTGAAACGGTAGGGGATTTACCAATGCCGATGTTAGGGCTTGTAAATGATATATCTCCAATTTTAGGTGTTCTTATGTCTATCATTATCTATTTAATGATATTTAATACGTGTTTAGGTATGTTCTATTCACTTGCTACACGTTTTACTACTCCTGAAACAATACAGTTTAAAATATTTTATATCGTAGCTATTTTAATTGGCTTTGCAGTAAGTTTTGCAGGATTTACAGACTTAATGTCATTCTTTTATCCATTCATTGGATATTTAGGATTAGTATTAATTGTGGTATTAATTTATGCACCATTTAAAGTTAAACGATTAGAGAAAAAAGGAGATTTACCATAG
- a CDS encoding homocysteine synthase, with protein sequence MSQNSWHLDTLSIHGGQQVDDSKSRAVPIHQTTSYVFDSTDHAQKLFSLQEDGNIYTRIMNPTQNVFEERITALEGGVGALATASGQAAIHLALLNIVETGDEIVASSNLYGGTYNLLKVTFKKLGIKVHFVDPSNPENFKNAITDKTKVVYAETIGNPRIDVLDIEAVADIAHDNGVPLIVDNTFPTPYLLRPFEHGADIIVHSATKFIGGHGTSIGGVIVDSGKFNWDNGKFPGLVEPDPSYHGVSYAKDVGEAAFITKARVQLLRDLGASVSPFNVHEFLIGLETLHLRMERHSENALRIAQYLEKHPNVTWVNYPGLENNAYNELAQKYLPDGQGAILTFGVDGSVDDIANFVEGLDLFSHVANVGDSKSLIIHPASTTHLQLSSEEQKASGVLPELVRLSVGTEKVEDIISDLDKGFKASLGN encoded by the coding sequence ATGAGTCAGAATTCATGGCATTTAGACACATTATCAATTCATGGCGGTCAACAAGTGGATGATTCAAAATCACGCGCAGTACCTATCCATCAAACAACGAGTTATGTATTTGATAGTACAGACCATGCACAAAAATTATTTTCGCTACAAGAAGACGGTAATATTTACACGAGAATTATGAACCCAACACAAAATGTCTTTGAAGAACGCATCACGGCTCTAGAAGGGGGCGTTGGCGCTTTAGCTACTGCTTCAGGACAAGCTGCAATACATCTCGCATTATTAAACATCGTTGAAACAGGTGATGAAATTGTTGCTTCTTCAAACTTATACGGTGGTACATATAATTTATTAAAAGTGACATTCAAAAAATTAGGTATTAAAGTCCATTTTGTAGATCCTAGCAATCCTGAAAACTTTAAAAATGCTATTACAGATAAAACGAAAGTTGTTTATGCAGAAACAATCGGCAACCCTCGTATTGATGTTCTAGATATAGAAGCTGTTGCAGATATTGCACATGATAATGGCGTTCCATTAATTGTTGACAATACATTCCCAACGCCTTATTTATTACGTCCGTTTGAGCATGGTGCTGACATAATTGTTCATTCAGCCACTAAATTTATTGGTGGCCATGGTACTTCAATCGGCGGTGTCATTGTTGATAGTGGTAAATTTAATTGGGATAACGGTAAATTCCCTGGCTTAGTAGAACCAGACCCTAGTTATCATGGTGTCTCTTATGCGAAGGATGTAGGAGAAGCTGCGTTTATCACTAAAGCACGTGTTCAATTATTACGTGATTTAGGTGCATCTGTATCACCTTTCAATGTTCATGAGTTCTTAATTGGTTTAGAAACATTACATCTACGTATGGAACGTCATTCAGAAAATGCTTTACGCATCGCACAATATTTAGAAAAACATCCAAATGTAACATGGGTAAACTATCCTGGTTTAGAAAACAATGCTTACAATGAATTAGCTCAAAAATATCTACCAGATGGACAAGGCGCTATACTTACATTTGGCGTTGATGGTTCAGTAGACGATATTGCTAATTTCGTTGAAGGATTAGATTTATTCTCACACGTAGCAAACGTTGGTGATTCTAAATCATTAATCATTCATCCTGCAAGTACAACACACTTACAATTGTCATCAGAAGAACAAAAAGCTTCAGGTGTACTACCAGAACTTGTAAGATTATCAGTTGGAACAGAAAAAGTAGAAGACATCATTTCAGATCTTGATAAAGGTTTTAAAGCGTCACTTGGAAACTAA
- the ureC gene encoding urease subunit alpha, with amino-acid sequence MSFKMTQSQYTSLYGPTVGDSVRLGDTNLFARVEKDYATYGDEATFGGGKSIRDGMAQNPNVTRDDKQVADLVMTNAMIIDYDKIIKADIGIKNGYIMAVGKAGNPDIMDNVDIIIGATTDIISAEGKIVTAGGIDTHVHFINPEQSQVALESGITTHIGGGTGASEGAKATTVTPGPWHLHRMLEAAESLPLNIGFTGKGQAVNHTALVEQVHAGAIGLKVHEDWGATPSALDHALQVADDYDVQIALHADTLNEAGFMEETMAAVKNRVLHMYHTEGAGGGHAPDLIKSAAYPNILPSSTNPTLPYTVNTVDEHLDMVMITHHLNAAIPEDIAFADSRIRKETIAAEDVLHDIGVFSMVSSDSQAMGRVGEVITRTWQVAHRMKEQRGALEGDSKHNDNNRIKRYIAKYTINPAITHGISDYVGSIEEGKLADIIMWEPAFFGVKPDVILKGGLINTAINGDANGSIPTSEPLKYRKMYGQLGGNMQSTSMTFVSSTAYENDIDKVLGLKRKVRPVRNIRKLSKVDMKNNNATPKIDVDPQTYEVFVDGEKITSEPATELPLTQRYFLF; translated from the coding sequence ATGAGTTTTAAAATGACGCAATCACAATATACAAGTCTTTATGGGCCAACTGTTGGTGACTCTGTAAGACTTGGAGATACAAATTTATTTGCAAGAGTAGAAAAAGATTACGCTACGTATGGCGATGAGGCGACATTTGGTGGTGGTAAATCTATCAGAGACGGCATGGCTCAAAATCCTAATGTAACACGTGATGATAAACAGGTTGCAGATTTAGTTATGACAAATGCAATGATTATCGACTACGATAAAATTATTAAAGCTGATATTGGTATTAAAAATGGCTATATTATGGCAGTCGGAAAAGCAGGTAATCCTGATATTATGGATAATGTAGATATTATTATTGGTGCTACGACTGATATTATTTCTGCAGAAGGTAAAATCGTAACTGCAGGTGGTATTGATACACACGTTCACTTTATTAACCCTGAACAGTCACAAGTTGCGCTTGAAAGTGGTATAACTACGCATATTGGTGGCGGCACTGGTGCATCTGAAGGTGCAAAAGCAACTACAGTTACTCCAGGACCATGGCATCTACACCGCATGTTAGAAGCGGCAGAATCATTGCCATTAAATATTGGGTTCACTGGTAAAGGTCAAGCAGTCAATCACACTGCCTTAGTAGAACAAGTACATGCTGGTGCGATTGGCTTAAAAGTACATGAAGACTGGGGTGCGACACCTTCAGCATTAGACCACGCTTTGCAAGTCGCAGATGACTATGATGTTCAAATCGCACTACACGCCGATACATTAAATGAAGCTGGCTTCATGGAAGAAACAATGGCCGCAGTTAAAAACCGCGTATTACACATGTATCATACAGAAGGTGCTGGTGGTGGCCACGCGCCAGATTTAATTAAATCTGCTGCCTATCCAAACATTTTACCTTCTTCTACAAATCCAACACTTCCATACACAGTAAATACTGTAGACGAACATTTAGATATGGTTATGATTACCCACCACTTAAACGCTGCAATCCCTGAAGACATCGCATTTGCTGATTCACGTATTCGTAAAGAAACAATTGCAGCAGAGGATGTATTACATGATATTGGCGTATTTAGTATGGTAAGTTCTGATTCTCAAGCTATGGGACGTGTCGGTGAAGTTATTACACGTACTTGGCAAGTTGCACACCGTATGAAAGAACAACGTGGTGCATTAGAAGGTGACAGTAAACATAATGACAATAACCGTATCAAACGTTATATCGCTAAATATACGATTAACCCTGCCATTACACATGGTATTTCAGATTATGTTGGCTCTATTGAAGAAGGCAAACTCGCCGATATTATCATGTGGGAACCTGCTTTCTTTGGCGTAAAACCAGACGTTATCCTTAAAGGTGGACTCATTAATACAGCCATTAATGGTGATGCTAACGGTTCTATCCCTACTTCTGAACCCTTGAAATACCGTAAAATGTACGGACAATTAGGCGGCAATATGCAAAGTACTTCAATGACTTTTGTTTCTTCAACAGCATACGAAAATGATATTGATAAAGTACTCGGCTTAAAACGTAAAGTAAGACCTGTTCGTAATATCCGTAAGTTAAGTAAAGTAGATATGAAAAACAACAATGCAACACCAAAAATAGATGTTGATCCACAAACATATGAAGTATTCGTAGACGGTGAAAAAATCACAAGTGAACCAGCTACTGAATTACCGTTAACTCAACGCTATTTCTTATTCTAG
- a CDS encoding urease accessory protein UreD, translating to MSESNPQWTGQLDLTVFNNGKKSVARDIFFERALKVMRPVYLNASDIPTFYIVNVGGGYLDGDRYNMNFNVDTDAKVILTSQGATKIYKTLNDHVEQYQNFNIKDNAYAEYVGDPIIAFENAKFYQHNTFNLSSTASLFYTDILTPGYSKEGKAFSYTYMHLLNEIYVDDDLVVFDNMLLDPTKNKVDDIGYMEHYSHLGSCYFIHPDVNQKFIDNVFDQIKHLQQVYDCRFGITQLPTHGFSIRILSNKTQVIEKILTTLQTYVVKEIFDLDVDFLRKY from the coding sequence ATGTCTGAGTCAAATCCACAATGGACTGGCCAATTAGATCTAACTGTTTTTAATAACGGAAAAAAATCTGTTGCGCGTGATATCTTTTTTGAAAGAGCATTAAAAGTAATGCGTCCAGTCTACTTAAACGCCTCTGATATTCCTACATTTTATATTGTGAATGTAGGTGGCGGTTATTTAGATGGCGATCGCTATAACATGAACTTTAATGTAGACACTGATGCAAAAGTGATATTAACTTCCCAAGGTGCAACAAAGATTTATAAAACGTTGAATGATCATGTGGAACAATATCAAAATTTCAATATTAAAGATAACGCTTATGCGGAATATGTAGGCGATCCAATTATCGCTTTTGAAAATGCCAAATTCTACCAACATAATACATTTAACTTGAGTTCAACAGCATCTTTATTTTATACAGATATTTTAACACCAGGATATTCTAAAGAAGGTAAAGCCTTTAGCTACACATATATGCATTTATTAAATGAAATTTATGTAGACGATGATCTCGTTGTATTTGATAATATGTTACTTGATCCAACTAAAAATAAAGTCGATGATATTGGTTACATGGAGCATTATAGCCACTTGGGTTCTTGCTATTTTATCCACCCAGATGTTAACCAAAAATTTATAGATAACGTATTCGATCAAATTAAACACTTGCAACAAGTATATGATTGTCGTTTTGGTATTACACAGTTACCAACACATGGTTTTAGCATTCGTATTTTATCTAACAAAACACAAGTAATCGAAAAGATTTTAACAACATTACAAACTTATGTTGTTAAAGAAATCTTCGATCTTGACGTTGATTTTTTAAGAAAATATTAG
- the ureE gene encoding urease accessory protein UreE → MIIEEIVGNIANIADSEKGKHTEKVYLENSDLVKRIQRVTTDHGNEIGIRLKQPIDLQYGDILYKDDTNMIIVDVNSEDLLVIKPRTLQEMGDIAHQLGNRHLPAQFTETEMLVQYDYLVESLLKDLGIPYEHEDRKVNKAFRHIGHSHD, encoded by the coding sequence ATGATCATCGAAGAAATTGTAGGAAATATCGCTAACATTGCTGATAGTGAAAAAGGTAAACATACAGAAAAAGTATACTTGGAAAACTCTGATTTAGTTAAACGTATTCAACGTGTAACGACAGACCATGGTAATGAAATAGGGATTCGTTTAAAACAACCTATTGATTTACAATATGGCGACATTTTATATAAAGACGATACCAATATGATTATCGTAGATGTGAATTCTGAAGATTTACTCGTTATTAAACCACGTACACTTCAAGAAATGGGAGATATCGCGCATCAACTTGGAAACAGACATTTGCCAGCACAATTTACAGAAACTGAAATGCTTGTACAATACGACTACTTGGTAGAATCATTATTAAAAGATTTAGGGATTCCATACGAGCATGAAGATCGTAAAGTAAATAAAGCATTTAGACATATAGGTCATTCACATGACTGA
- a CDS encoding thioesterase family protein codes for MVDEYIYRNTVQPSWIDRNNHMHDAQYYSIFSDAVVGFFESVDLSISYRPDQEITIFSIEAHISFLNELLLDDQFYIKFHIHDYDAKRVHLFLTMYNEQDERTATYEVIMMGVSHHTRRSMNFPEPVYDKIKTYFDSQQPFDIPKQLGHVIGIPRK; via the coding sequence ATGGTAGATGAATACATATATAGAAATACCGTACAACCATCTTGGATTGACCGTAATAATCATATGCATGACGCACAATATTATTCAATTTTCAGTGATGCAGTTGTTGGTTTCTTTGAATCTGTAGATTTATCAATTTCATATCGTCCCGATCAAGAGATCACGATATTTAGCATTGAAGCACATATTTCTTTTTTAAATGAATTATTACTAGATGATCAATTTTATATCAAGTTTCATATACATGACTATGATGCCAAGAGAGTGCATTTGTTTTTAACGATGTATAATGAGCAAGACGAACGTACGGCTACTTATGAAGTCATTATGATGGGCGTAAGTCACCATACAAGACGTAGCATGAATTTCCCTGAACCTGTTTATGATAAGATCAAAACATATTTTGATAGCCAACAACCCTTCGACATTCCAAAACAATTAGGTCATGTGATTGGTATTCCTAGAAAATAA
- a CDS encoding urease subunit gamma — protein MHFTQREQDKLMLVVAADLARRRQQRGLKLNYPEAVAIISFELLEGARDGKSVAELMSYGKQILSEDDVMEGIADMLTEMEIEATFPDGTKLITVHHPIV, from the coding sequence GTGCATTTTACACAACGTGAACAAGATAAGTTGATGCTAGTTGTAGCAGCAGATTTAGCACGCAGACGTCAACAACGCGGTTTAAAATTAAATTATCCAGAGGCAGTAGCTATAATTAGTTTTGAACTACTTGAAGGTGCTAGAGATGGAAAATCTGTAGCAGAACTGATGAGTTATGGGAAACAAATATTAAGTGAAGATGATGTAATGGAAGGTATTGCCGATATGCTAACAGAAATGGAAATTGAAGCGACTTTCCCTGACGGAACTAAATTGATTACCGTACATCACCCAATCGTATAA
- a CDS encoding PLP-dependent cysteine synthase family protein, producing MIAYDLIGNTPMVLLKSFSNEDVQIYTKLEQFNPGGSIKDRLGKYLIEKALENNLIQKGGTVVEASAGNTGIGVAIAANHHNINAVIFAPEGFAEEKIAIIKALGAEVRRTEQALGMQGAQEAAKQFESQTGALYLNQFESANNPKAYLETLGKEITEALPEIDYFVAGIGSGGTFTGVAEHLTSLNVENVIVEPEGSILSGGAQHPHDIEGIGSEKWPQFLPESLVSDIVKVSDKDAFENVALLAKREGLLVGSSSGAVLQGALEVKKHINSGVIVTIFPDGSDRYMSQKIFNYEENH from the coding sequence ATGATTGCATATGATTTAATCGGCAATACACCTATGGTATTATTAAAATCTTTTAGTAATGAGGATGTTCAAATTTATACTAAATTAGAACAATTCAATCCTGGCGGTAGTATTAAAGATAGACTTGGGAAGTATTTAATTGAAAAAGCTTTAGAGAACAACTTAATACAAAAAGGTGGAACTGTAGTAGAGGCATCAGCAGGCAATACGGGTATTGGCGTAGCTATTGCAGCCAACCATCATAATATAAATGCAGTTATTTTTGCACCTGAAGGTTTTGCAGAAGAAAAAATAGCTATTATTAAAGCCTTAGGTGCTGAAGTTAGAAGAACTGAGCAAGCACTAGGCATGCAAGGTGCTCAAGAAGCAGCAAAGCAATTTGAATCGCAAACAGGCGCACTTTATTTAAATCAATTTGAATCTGCTAACAACCCGAAAGCATATTTAGAAACGTTGGGCAAAGAAATTACAGAAGCATTGCCAGAAATAGATTATTTTGTGGCTGGTATAGGTTCAGGAGGTACATTTACAGGTGTTGCAGAACACTTAACTTCATTAAATGTAGAGAATGTCATAGTTGAGCCGGAAGGTTCTATATTAAGTGGAGGAGCTCAACATCCCCATGATATTGAAGGTATCGGTTCTGAAAAGTGGCCTCAGTTTTTACCTGAATCCTTAGTTTCTGATATTGTTAAGGTATCTGATAAAGATGCTTTTGAAAATGTAGCATTATTGGCAAAACGAGAAGGCTTACTTGTAGGAAGTTCCTCTGGCGCAGTCTTACAAGGTGCATTAGAAGTAAAAAAACACATCAATAGTGGCGTTATTGTAACGATTTTTCCTGATGGTAGTGATCGATACATGTCACAAAAAATCTTTAATTATGAGGAGAATCATTAA
- the ureG gene encoding urease accessory protein UreG, with protein sequence MTETVKIGIGGPVGAGKTQLIEKIVKRLAKDLSIGVITNDIYTKEDEKILVNSGVLPEDRIIGVETGGCPHTAIREDASMNFAAIDELKERNEDIELIFIESGGDNLAATFSPELVDFSIYIIDVAQGEKIPRKGGQGMIKSDYFVINKTDLAPYVNASLERMAEDTKAFRGNRPFTFTNLKTDEGLDNVLEWIEQDVFLKGLA encoded by the coding sequence ATGACAGAGACAGTTAAAATAGGTATCGGTGGCCCTGTGGGTGCAGGGAAAACCCAGCTTATCGAGAAAATTGTTAAACGTTTAGCAAAAGACTTGAGCATTGGTGTTATCACTAATGATATATATACAAAAGAAGATGAAAAAATATTAGTTAACTCAGGTGTATTACCTGAAGATAGAATTATCGGTGTTGAAACGGGTGGATGCCCACACACAGCAATTCGTGAAGATGCGTCAATGAACTTTGCAGCAATTGATGAACTAAAAGAACGCAATGAAGATATAGAACTTATTTTCATTGAATCTGGTGGCGATAACTTAGCGGCAACTTTCAGCCCGGAACTCGTTGATTTTTCAATTTATATTATTGATGTTGCACAAGGCGAAAAAATTCCACGTAAAGGTGGACAAGGTATGATTAAATCTGACTACTTTGTAATCAATAAGACTGATTTAGCGCCTTATGTTAATGCATCATTAGAACGCATGGCAGAAGATACAAAAGCATTCCGTGGTAACCGCCCATTCACTTTTACAAATCTTAAAACCGATGAAGGCTTAGACAATGTACTTGAGTGGATTGAACAAGATGTATTTCTTAAAGGATTAGCTTAA
- a CDS encoding urease accessory protein UreF: protein MTDHAHLRLFQFCDSQFPTGAFSHSFGLETYIQRDTVHDEASFQQWLALFLNEQLTYADGLAMRLVYDALNQNDSESILRLDKILFVQNLPKETRQGSKQMGNRMVKLASELYDSDWIDWYNAQLKEKKAKLHPAICFTMLGHHLGVDIETIIDYYLYQNVSSLTQNALRAIPLGQTAGQRIVHHMIPLMKETRDYIMTLDESQLGITAPGLEINQMEHENVNVRIFIS from the coding sequence ATGACTGATCATGCACACCTACGTCTGTTTCAATTTTGTGATTCTCAATTCCCGACAGGTGCATTTAGTCATTCCTTTGGTCTTGAAACTTATATTCAACGTGACACAGTACATGACGAAGCAAGCTTTCAACAATGGCTCGCGTTATTCTTAAACGAACAATTGACATACGCAGATGGCTTAGCAATGCGACTAGTCTACGATGCGCTTAATCAAAATGATTCAGAATCTATATTGCGATTAGATAAAATTCTTTTCGTACAAAACTTACCTAAAGAAACACGCCAAGGTTCAAAACAAATGGGTAACCGCATGGTCAAACTCGCTTCTGAACTTTATGATAGTGACTGGATTGACTGGTACAATGCGCAACTAAAAGAGAAAAAAGCCAAGTTGCATCCTGCCATTTGTTTTACGATGCTCGGACATCATTTAGGAGTCGATATCGAAACAATTATTGATTATTATTTATATCAAAACGTGTCCAGTTTAACTCAAAATGCGCTACGCGCAATTCCTTTGGGACAAACTGCTGGTCAACGTATTGTACATCATATGATTCCACTTATGAAAGAGACAAGAGACTATATCATGACATTGGATGAATCCCAACTAGGTATTACTGCACCAGGATTAGAAATCAATCAAATGGAACACGAGAACGTCAATGTAAGAATTTTTATATCTTAG
- a CDS encoding bifunctional cystathionine gamma-lyase/homocysteine desulfhydrase: MNKKTQLIHGGSTTDPYTGAVTTPIYQTSTFMQDDIGDMRQGYEYSRSANPTRSSLEGLIANLEHGQYGYAFGSGMAAISAVIMLLDEGDHLLINSDVYGGTYRALTKVFSRFGIKADFIDTTHIDEVEQYIKPETKMLYIETPSNPLLRVTDIKKSAEIAQKHNLISVVDNTFMTPYFQNPLTLGIDIVLHSATKYIGGHSDVVSGLVATNDENLAERIGFIQNSTGGVLGPQDSYLLIRGIKTLGLRMEQVQRNALSIIEMLQQHQNVKQVFHPSIAEHLNHDIHEAQSEGHTGVVAFEVEDIESAKAIIRESQYFTLAESLGAVESLISVPALMTHASIPKDIRAKEGIADGLIRLSVGIEDTEDLVEDLKKALDHLK, from the coding sequence ATGAATAAAAAAACACAATTAATTCACGGCGGATCTACTACAGACCCATATACAGGTGCAGTAACTACACCAATTTATCAAACAAGTACATTTATGCAAGATGACATCGGTGATATGAGACAGGGATATGAATATTCTCGTTCAGCTAATCCAACACGTAGTTCATTAGAAGGCTTAATTGCTAATTTAGAACATGGTCAATATGGTTATGCATTTGGTTCAGGTATGGCAGCAATATCAGCAGTGATTATGTTATTAGATGAAGGCGATCATTTATTGATAAATTCTGACGTTTATGGTGGCACTTATAGAGCGCTAACAAAAGTGTTTTCACGTTTTGGAATAAAAGCAGATTTCATAGATACAACGCATATAGATGAAGTGGAACAATATATTAAACCAGAAACAAAAATGTTATATATTGAGACACCTTCAAATCCATTATTACGAGTAACAGATATTAAAAAATCAGCTGAAATTGCACAAAAACATAATTTGATATCAGTTGTTGATAATACATTTATGACGCCATATTTCCAAAACCCATTAACATTGGGTATTGATATCGTATTGCATTCAGCTACAAAATACATTGGTGGTCATAGTGATGTCGTTTCAGGCCTAGTTGCTACAAATGATGAGAACCTAGCTGAGCGTATTGGATTTATTCAAAATTCAACAGGCGGCGTGTTGGGACCACAAGATAGTTATTTATTAATTCGTGGTATTAAAACATTAGGGCTAAGAATGGAACAAGTACAACGTAATGCACTTTCAATTATTGAAATGTTGCAACAACATCAAAATGTTAAACAAGTATTCCATCCAAGCATCGCTGAACATTTAAATCATGATATCCACGAAGCACAATCAGAAGGACATACTGGTGTTGTTGCTTTTGAAGTTGAGGATATAGAAAGTGCCAAAGCAATTATCCGTGAATCGCAATATTTCACATTAGCTGAAAGTTTAGGCGCAGTAGAAAGTTTAATTTCTGTACCAGCATTAATGACACATGCTTCTATTCCTAAAGACATTCGTGCCAAAGAAGGTATTGCAGATGGGCTAATTCGTCTCTCAGTTGGCATTGAAGACACTGAAGATTTAGTGGAAGATTTAAAAAAAGCGTTAGATCACCTAAAATAA